AAAGAAATAACAGAGGAAAGTGGAGTAACGAGACAAATTTTCTATTATTATTTCAAAAATATGACTGATCTATTAAAATATTATTTCGAAGTAGAAGTACAAGAAGTAATGAAAGAGAAAAAGAAATTCAAAAGTTTTGAAGATGCATATTTATTATTCTTCAAGTCTATTGCAGAAAGAGAAGATGTTATAAAGAATATTAATAACTGCGAATCTTGTGGATTATTAAAAGAAACTTTTGAGTATATGAGTAGAAAATTATTTGAAAGATTATTTAACGACACTCTAAAAAGTCACAAAATATCTGAAAAAGATAGAAACTTTTTAATTGATTACTACAAAGTTGCTTTTGCATCAACTGCATATGAGTGGTTAAATAATGGTATGGAAGAGGAGCCTTTATACTTAGTAAAAAACTTATCTATAATGATAGATCAATCAATAGCACAAACTTTAGAAAAATTTGAAAAAAAATAATGAAAAGTCTAGACTTAGGTTTAGACTTTTTTATTGACATAAACTGTTAATTATGATAGAATAACAAAGGACAAACACACTCTGTTTTTTTTATTTGTATGGTGCCATAAATTGGATTTGCAAATAAAGATGAGTGGATGAATAAACCAAAAAATCAAGGAGGAAAATGAAATGTCAGTAATTTCAATGAAAGAATTATTAGAAGTAGGTGCACACTTTGGTCACCAAGCAAAAAGATGGAACCCTAAAATGAAACCATATATCTATGCAGAAAGAAATGGTTTACACATTTTAGATTTACAACAAACTTTAGTATCTACAGAGAAAGCTTATGAATTCATAAGAGAAATCGCAAGCGAAGGTGGAAAAGTATTATTCGTAGGAACTAAAAAACAAGCTCAAGAAGCTATGAAAGAAGAAGCTGAAAGATGTGGAGGATTCTACGTTAACCAAAGATGGTTAGGTGGATTATTAACTAACTTAGAAACTATCAAAAAAAGAGTTAAAAAATTAAAAGAATTAGAAGAAATGGATGCAGATGGAACTTTAGATGAAGCATACACTAAAAAAGAAGCAGCTATCTTAAGAAAAGAAATGGAAAAATTACAAAAAAACGTTGGTGGAATTAAAGAAATGAATACTTTACCAGCAGCTTTATTCGTAGTTGACATCAAAAAAGAATTCTTAGCTTTAGAAGAAGCAGCTAAATTAGGAATACCTGTAATAGCTTTAATAGATTCAAATGTAGATCCAGACTTAGTAACTTATAGAATACCTGCAAATGATGATGCTATAAGATCAATTAAATTATTTGCAAGAGTAATTTCAAATGCAGTAGTAGAAGCTAATGGTGGACTTGAAAATGAATACACTCCAGCAGAACTTGAAACATTAGAAGTATTAGAAGAAAACTTCGTAGTTGAAAAAGAAGAAATAGAAGAATAATAACTATATAGGAGGGAACATTATGGCAAGCGCACAAGATATCAAAGTATTAAGAGAAAGAACAGGAGCTGGAATGCTTGATTGTAAAAAAGCATTAGAAGCAAATGGTGGAGATATAGAAAAATCAATAGACTGGTTAAGAGAAAAAGGAATAGCTAAAGCAGCTAAAAAATCAGGAAGAGTAGCAGCTGAAGGATTAGTATTCGGTGGAGAAAAAGAAAACTTAGGAGTAATAATTGAATTCAACTCAGAAACTGACTTCGTTGCTAAAAATGATGATTTCAAAAACTTTGGAACTAAATTAGTAGAATTAGCTTTAGAAAACAAAACAGCTACAGTTGAAGAATTAAAAGCAGTAGCAGTAGATGGTTCAACAGTAGATGCACAATTAACAGAATTAATCGCTAAAATAGGAGAAAACTTAAACATCAGAAGATTAGTATTAGTTGAAGCTAAAGGATTTGTAGTTAACTACATTCACTTAGGTGGAAAAATAGGAGTATTAGTTGAAGTTGATGGAGAAAACACTCCTGAAAATCATGAAAAAGCAAAAGGTGTAGCAATGCATATAGCAGCTATGGATCCTTCATACTTAAACAGAGATCAAGTTACTTCAACTGATTTAGAAAGAGAAAGAGAAATAGCAAGAGTTCAATTATTAGAAGAAGGAAAACCTGAAGCAATAGTTGAAAAAATCTTAGAAGGTAAAATGAGAAAATTCTATGAAGAAAACTGCTTATTAGAACAAAAATATGTAAGAGATGATAAAGTATCAATTAAAGAATTTATGGCTCCTTCAGTAGTTGCAGGATTTGCAAGATACAAAGTTGGAGAAGGAATTGAAAAAGTTGAAACTGATTTCGCAGCAGAAGTTGCAGCACAAATAGCAAATACAAAATAATAAAATATAAGGGAGAGTTTAAGAAATTAAACTCTTTTTTATCAAACGGAGGGAATTTATGCTAAAACATAAGAGAATTTTACTGAAATTAAGTGGAGAAGCTCTTGCAGGAGATAAAGATTTAGGATTTTCAGATGATATACTACATAGTTTTGCAAAACAAATCAAAGAAATACATGATGAAGGTGTAGAACTTGCTATAGTTATAGGTGGAGGAAATATCTTTAGAGGTAAATTTGGTGAAGAAGTTGGTATGGATAGATCAACAGGAGATACTATGGGTATGCTTGCAACTATTATGAATGGATTAGCATTACAAAATGCTATAGAAAAAATTGGTGGAGTATCAACTAGAGTATTAACTGCCATATCTATGCCTCAAGTTGCAGAACCATTTATTAGAAGAAGAGCAATAAGACATTTAGAAAAATGTAGAGTAGTAATATTTGCAGGTGGAACAGGTAATCCATATTTTACTACAGATTCAGGGGGAGCACTAAGAGCTATAGAAATTGAAGCAGATGTTTTAGCTAAAGGTACTAAAGTAGATGGAATTTATGATAAAGATCCTGTAAAATTTCCAGATGCTGTAAAATTTGAAGAAATTACATTTAAAGAAGCATTAAGTAAAGATTTAAAAGTTATGGATGCAACTGCACTTTCTTTATGTAGAGAAAATGATATGCCTATAATAGTATTTAATGCTTTAAAAGATGGAAATATGTTAAAACTTGCAAAAGGTGAAAAAATAGGAACTTTAGTTAAAAATGACTAATTATGTGGTATAATATTAATGAGAATAAAGAATGGAAGGAAGATAATATGGTAGATGAACTATTATTAGAAATTGAAGAAAAAATGGAAAAAACTTTAGAAAGTACAAAAATTCGTTTTTCACATGTAAGAGCAGGACGTGCAAATGTATCTATGGTTGATGGAGTTACAGTTGATTATTATGGTCAAATATCACCGTTAAATCAAGTAGGATCAGTTACTGCACCAGAACCAAGACTATTAGTAATAGATCCTTGGGATAAATCTTTAATACCTGCTATAGAAAAAGCAATATTAGCTGCTAACTTAGGATTTAATCCTTCAAATGATGGTAGAATAATTAGACTTGTTGTACCTGAACTTACAGAAGAAAGAAGAAAAGAGTACGTTAAAGTAGTTAGAAAAGAAGCAGAAGAAGGTAAAGTTGCTGCTAGAAATATTAGAAAAGACTATAATAACAAAGTAAGAAAAATGGAAAAAGATTCTGAAATTACAGAAGATGATTTAAAACATGTAGAAGATA
The Streptobacillus felis DNA segment above includes these coding regions:
- a CDS encoding TetR/AcrR family transcriptional regulator — encoded protein: MKGKMKAKDLIRVTFGKMLKVKPYFKITVKEITEESGVTRQIFYYYFKNMTDLLKYYFEVEVQEVMKEKKKFKSFEDAYLLFFKSIAEREDVIKNINNCESCGLLKETFEYMSRKLFERLFNDTLKSHKISEKDRNFLIDYYKVAFASTAYEWLNNGMEEEPLYLVKNLSIMIDQSIAQTLEKFEKK
- the rpsB gene encoding 30S ribosomal protein S2; amino-acid sequence: MSVISMKELLEVGAHFGHQAKRWNPKMKPYIYAERNGLHILDLQQTLVSTEKAYEFIREIASEGGKVLFVGTKKQAQEAMKEEAERCGGFYVNQRWLGGLLTNLETIKKRVKKLKELEEMDADGTLDEAYTKKEAAILRKEMEKLQKNVGGIKEMNTLPAALFVVDIKKEFLALEEAAKLGIPVIALIDSNVDPDLVTYRIPANDDAIRSIKLFARVISNAVVEANGGLENEYTPAELETLEVLEENFVVEKEEIEE
- the tsf gene encoding translation elongation factor Ts; this translates as MASAQDIKVLRERTGAGMLDCKKALEANGGDIEKSIDWLREKGIAKAAKKSGRVAAEGLVFGGEKENLGVIIEFNSETDFVAKNDDFKNFGTKLVELALENKTATVEELKAVAVDGSTVDAQLTELIAKIGENLNIRRLVLVEAKGFVVNYIHLGGKIGVLVEVDGENTPENHEKAKGVAMHIAAMDPSYLNRDQVTSTDLEREREIARVQLLEEGKPEAIVEKILEGKMRKFYEENCLLEQKYVRDDKVSIKEFMAPSVVAGFARYKVGEGIEKVETDFAAEVAAQIANTK
- the pyrH gene encoding UMP kinase; this translates as MLKHKRILLKLSGEALAGDKDLGFSDDILHSFAKQIKEIHDEGVELAIVIGGGNIFRGKFGEEVGMDRSTGDTMGMLATIMNGLALQNAIEKIGGVSTRVLTAISMPQVAEPFIRRRAIRHLEKCRVVIFAGGTGNPYFTTDSGGALRAIEIEADVLAKGTKVDGIYDKDPVKFPDAVKFEEITFKEALSKDLKVMDATALSLCRENDMPIIVFNALKDGNMLKLAKGEKIGTLVKND
- the frr gene encoding ribosome recycling factor, producing MVDELLLEIEEKMEKTLESTKIRFSHVRAGRANVSMVDGVTVDYYGQISPLNQVGSVTAPEPRLLVIDPWDKSLIPAIEKAILAANLGFNPSNDGRIIRLVVPELTEERRKEYVKVVRKEAEEGKVAARNIRKDYNNKVRKMEKDSEITEDDLKHVEDKIQKLTDECIKHIDELLAKKEKELLNI